From a single Lolium rigidum isolate FL_2022 chromosome 7, APGP_CSIRO_Lrig_0.1, whole genome shotgun sequence genomic region:
- the LOC124678366 gene encoding FCS-Like Zinc finger 2-like yields the protein MAASVACAFFFDAEPVGEPCRHALDACALCAKPLARDRDVFMYRGDTPFCSEDCRHEQMRLDDVRDRHAARRLQRYSSGTAESRRGQREVRKVSMSIAS from the coding sequence ATGGCGGCGTCCGTGGCCTgcgccttcttcttcgacgccgAGCCGGTCGGCGAGCCGTGCCGGCACGCCCTGGACGCGTGCGCGCTCTGCGCCAAGCCGCTCGCGCGCGACAGGGACGTCTTCATGTACAGAGGGGACACCCCCTTCTGCAGCGAGGACTGCCGCCACGAGCAGATGCGCCTCGACGACGTCCGCGACAGGCACGCAGCCCGGAGGCTGCAGCGGTACTCATCTGGAACGGCGGAGTCCCGTCGCGGGCAGCGAGAGGTCAGGAAGGTGTCGATGTCGATTGCGAGCTAG